Within the Deltaproteobacteria bacterium HGW-Deltaproteobacteria-18 genome, the region CTGATCAACCCGATCGCCATGGAAAAGGGTCTTCGCTTCGCAATCCGCGAAGGTGGACGTACCGTTGGCGCTGGTGTTGTTTCCGAAATCGTGGAGTAAAG harbors:
- a CDS encoding elongation factor Tu, giving the protein LINPIAMEKGLRFAIREGGRTVGAGVVSEIVE